Part of the Flavobacterium okayamense genome, TTGAATATTTTGTTTTGATAATCAATTAAAATGCCACCAAGTAATTTTTTGTTCTCAACTATTTCTACAATATGATTTTGAGAAACATTATCTATATTTTTAATAAAGATTATGTCACTTTGTAATAAATTTAAGTTTTCGATTAACGCACCATGTCCGCCAGGCCTAAAAAATAAACTTCCATCATCTAGACGAAAAGGCGTATTGTTAAGATTTACTGCTAAAGTATCGGTGTAATCTTTTTGATTGGAATACGTTACTAAAACATCATTGAAGCTTGAGGCAATTTTATCAAAATCAGATTGAAATTCATTTGAAATTGTGAAATGTACTTTTGATTTTTTATTCGGAATTTGATAAAAAATAGTTTCCGTTAAATGTTCTTCAACAGGAGTAACTACTTTATTATTTTTAAAATGAAAAGGTAATATTCCTTTTGGTTTTTCTGAAAAATTCAGGTGGGTTTTTTCTAGTAATGTTTTTACAAATAATAATAACTTTTCATCTCTTTCTAAAGAAGAAAAATTCGGATGAATCTCTTTTGTTTTAGATAAAAGCTCTTGATAAAAAGGGAAATTTTTTAACCCAACGGAGAATACTTCAAGTTCTTTGTTTCCTGTTCTATTTATGTAGGCATTGATAGTTTCGTTTTCTGAATCAAAATTGTTTAAAAATTCTTGTAAAAATTTAAACATTCGACTTGCAGCACCAGAAGCAGGAACAAATTTCTTGATTTCAAAATTTTGTTTTTGAGAATCAAAAATATTAATGTAATTATTCTTTTCGTTAGATTGAATTTTTAAAATTCCATCACCTATTATTGCGGGTTTTTGTAATTCTATTTTAGGAATTCCATTTTGATAAAAAAAGAGTTGTTGTTCTATTTTTTCGATTGAAATTCCTTTTTCTTTTATTTGCTTAAAGTCTCTTTCTGTAAATATGTTTTCCATTCTCTATATCCAAAATAAGCAATTATAGTAAATACTAAATATTGTAAGCTAGTTAAAGTATATCCTTTATAAAAGTACAAAGGAATAGAAATTAAGTCTGCAATTATCCATACAATCCAATTTTCAATTTTTCGTTGTGCCATTAGCCACATTCCAACGAAAAATAACCCAGTAGTGAAAGTATCTACATATGCTGTCCAAGAAGTAAATTTATCAAAATAAATATAAATTATAATAACAAATACTGTTGTTAATGTAAATAAAATGATACTTTTCTTAAAGTCAACAGTTTTCATTGTTGCTACAGGGAATTCAAAAGCTTCATTTTTCCTTTTGCTCCAGAGAATCCAACCATAAATACTCATAATGGTGTAGTAAATATTAATGATAAAATCACCAATTAAGCTCCATTGAAATAACAAATAAATAAAGATTAGCGTGCTTATAATCCCTGTTGGGTAAACCAAAATATTATTTACACGAGCAAATAAAACACTAATTAATCCAAATATAACAGCAATAAATTCTAACCAAA contains:
- a CDS encoding DUF4301 family protein → MENIFTERDFKQIKEKGISIEKIEQQLFFYQNGIPKIELQKPAIIGDGILKIQSNEKNNYINIFDSQKQNFEIKKFVPASGAASRMFKFLQEFLNNFDSENETINAYINRTGNKELEVFSVGLKNFPFYQELLSKTKEIHPNFSSLERDEKLLLFVKTLLEKTHLNFSEKPKGILPFHFKNNKVVTPVEEHLTETIFYQIPNKKSKVHFTISNEFQSDFDKIASSFNDVLVTYSNQKDYTDTLAVNLNNTPFRLDDGSLFFRPGGHGALIENLNLLQSDIIFIKNIDNVSQNHIVEIVENKKLLGGILIDYQNKIFNYLQELTKNEITSNLIEEVTTFVKEKMFQDLPHDFEKYKDDFKIEYLVKLLDRPIRICGMVKNEGEPGGGPFWVKDSNGQISLQIVESSQINIENPQQKEIFKNATHFNPVDIVCGIKNHRREKFNLLDFVDHNSGFIVEKTKNGKPIKAFELPGLWNGAMAHWNTIFVEVPLITFNPVKTVNDLLKPSHQPNNE
- the pnuC gene encoding nicotinamide riboside transporter PnuC, which translates into the protein MWDFLFSQYKNYDTFSIWLEFIAVIFGLISVLFARVNNILVYPTGIISTLIFIYLLFQWSLIGDFIINIYYTIMSIYGWILWSKRKNEAFEFPVATMKTVDFKKSIILFTLTTVFVIIIYIYFDKFTSWTAYVDTFTTGLFFVGMWLMAQRKIENWIVWIIADLISIPLYFYKGYTLTSLQYLVFTIIAYFGYREWKTYLQKETLSK